The Montipora capricornis isolate CH-2021 chromosome 3, ASM3666992v2, whole genome shotgun sequence genome includes the window cgttttcgttaccgtcgcgtcgcagatcttaaagtcccttatATCACAGGACTGGGACTGCATCCGAGCTAATTTCGCACgatcatatattgaactccTGTTACGTAAAACTCGTATTTTTCCAAGTATGTTCCAGTCCAGTCTCTGTTCATTCATGATCTTCTTTTTAATACAGGTCTATTATTTCAAGAAAATGGCATTTTGCAAGGAACTTCATGCAAAGGAACCTTAAATCGTGCCTGGACAACACTGAAAAGATGTGGACTCGCCCAAAAAGCCAACGGTAAAAGGTTCAACAAAGCTACTAGAAAGTGTCTTCTCCAGTCCTTTCTCCAAACTGCCATGACAGCCAAATTCTGGTACCGTGTTTCGATTGCCAAGGACATACTTGTGAAAAGCCATTCGATCACTAATGGAACTGCAGTAAACTTTGTAAAAGATATCATCAATAACCAGAAGGAGATGTTCTTCATGTAAATCAATTGGTACAAATGAAAGAATCCATTTATGGAGACAATAGCGGAGGACTCATAGAGCATGCTCATAATAGCGATATCCGCTGTTATTCTCTCGGTACGCGGAGTTCGGTTACTTCCCCAAGGAGTTGAGGCTCGTTTCAAGATTCGTTGGCATAGGTGATCGATGACAACAACTGTGCTTCGTTCTATGACTTCGGCTGCGCCGTGAATTATTCCAAGATAAGCGATGGCTTTTAAACTGCCAAGATCAACCTGCAAAACCCGGAATACGACCGCTGAGGCACTGTACAATGGCGTCATCATAACGTAAGAATAAGCTGGGTGTGTTATTTTCCACAGTCTCTGAACACAAATACGAGATGTTGTCTTGAAGGCCACCCCAAGAAGCGGGGAAAATAGAGCAATGATAAGTTTGCCTTTTTCGTTTTCGTTGTTGTATGCAGGATAAATAATTGAAGAAATAATGATACCCACTACAAAAGGTAAACAATAAATGGCTGAAAAAAGCATGAAAGCAGCGCGTTTTTGTCGCTTTGAGTGATGGTAGAAATGATTTGCTAACAAGTAGTTGTGACTAAAAATACTCGTGACAAAGAGAATGTTAAGAGggatttctttttccttggaAAGCGGGAACGATTTACTGGATCCTAGAGCTTGTAAAGTCACTCGAAACAGTGAATCCAAGAAATACATGAACATGCAACATAGAAAGAGTTTTGTCTTCACTCCCGACAGTTGAAATGGACGGAAAAGAACTAGCGCAAGGAAAAACACCCAAATATATAAAAAGAAGTTAGAGATGATATTACAAATCACCTGCATCCAttgtaccttcaacggaattaAGTTCTTTCGTTCATGTTGACAGTTGAAGTACGTTTTGTAGCCAAGATATGAGATCATTGTGAACAACATACCAAAAGCGATTGCTGAGAGAAGCGAAATCGAAGCACCGATGACCGTTGACTCCCACATTGTTCGCAAAGCAGATGGTCTAAGAAGCGTCCAGGACATTGCTCCATCGAGATCCGCTtcgtgatctttgttttgatctGCGATATCTCCGAGGGAACAAGCGTCTAAAGAAACCGCTTTAACTCTACAGGAGGATGGTAAAAAATCATCCACCGTCACATCTTTGTCGCTGTATTCTTGATAAATAATCTCGTCCACTGGTTGAGCGTACCATTCTCGGCCAGTATTTTGCAAAAGGCTGTATTCTAAGGTTTCTTGACTGTATTCAGGGTCCTTTTGGCTGTATTGTTCGGATACGCTACGTGTAAAACTAAATATGATGTGTCCAAACACTTCGATGCATTTGCGTCCGTCCATTTTGTACTTCTCTTCATGGAAAATCTATGGTGCGGTGTCTAAAAAGTATTTATATAAGACGTCTGTTTTTTTGTCCAAGTACATTGTTTATGCGAGAACCTTATTTAGTAAGTTAGTGGTAGGCTTATTCAATACGGTTTTTTTATCCGAATTAGATTCGCTCTCGTGCTTTATTTTCGTTTACCCAGGAAATTGAAAGATTAATGCTTTTTTGTGTCTTTGTAGGTCATTTCTGTTTCGAGAAAACTGAAACACTGCAAATGAAACGCTACTTTGTCAATCTcgttaatattataataataataataataataataataataataataataataatagtaatataatttttttatagattttattcaactttaagaaaagaaaactatgtacataatttacaaaaatattaaaaattaaaaattgaaagCCCTATACAACATTAAAAATTCCTATAAAATCATAAGAGTACAATCAATGTGTCAATAACAATTTGCAATGATTCCTTGGGGCTCAGATGTGATCAAATAGCTCTTGCAGGCAGTACAGTGTGTTAAattaaaacaagttaaaagaataaaaatcttgaaagaaaagaaaagattaaTTCGTGCTGGCTCTAATGTTTTCTATCTGTAAATCTGAGTCAACAAAGTCCAGCTGTCGTCTTCTGGATCTTGTGCCTTTCAAGCATAGCACTATCGCAGACCGTACGTTGGCAAAAGAAACTTTAGCTCTTATCCAAGAAATTGCGCTTGAGTAACTTTCGCCCTTCTTACTTGCGATCAGCTCCCCAAGTTTGCTGTGGTActtaaggacgttgcctactattgttattgcgcaaacgttctgcgcatctcaagacactcagatttcctatcagccgtgcttattaatacaggaatatttttgcgcatTTCAAAACTATTCTgataaagcagaacttagcaagtgctcttggtatccataaacaaaattgggagtaaccatgcatttttcaaagataattaagcttcaatttgcaaaagaatgccatacattgctttgtattttaaagctttttaatattgttgattaattatcatcaaaaaatacatggttacccccaattttctttttgtgtttcaATAACACcttttaagatctgcttttcccgtatattcagtaaaccgctcaaaaatacctttgaattagtaggcaccgtccttaacacacTCATCCGCCATTCCGCCTCTTCTTCTCGTTTTCATGCTTCCTGTAGATCTGCTTAGGAGTCAAATGTCTGTGAGAGACTGCATTGGGGTGACACAACCCGAACATCAAAAAATgcagatataataataataataataataataattaatattattattattattattagtcgtggtagtagtagtagtagtagtagtagtagtagtagtaataaaagtgatgatgatgatgattactattattattattattattattattacgaggcggtaatttcattggctaaaagcaatgcACTGGATCCCTTGAAGAATACATTTCACCTGTCTCTATAACGACACTACCTTTTCGCAAAACCAGCAAATAAAACCAGCCGTGGTGTCGAATGTCTTAGAAGGGGATTTCTGCGAGCGCGAGGCTTCAAGCAGCCTCAATTCTAGACTTACAGAATTcgataaaaatccggatttGTAACTTGCAGTGGAACTACCAAAGCGATGTGTGCTGTGTTGGGGCTTCAGTGCATGTGAAACATTTAATGTCGTTAGCCGATTCAGAAATACAAGCCTATGTTCTGATTGATGTCAAATGATGCAAATGCAATTACAACTAGAAAGTGAAAATGCTGTTGACAACATAACGAACATCTTCACTGCGTTACGTTGATTCATTTCGACCTCAAAAATCTGTGACAAGCCGTACTCCCCACTGAGGTAGCCAAGCAAGTGTTTCTCAGAGGTTTCATATAAAACCAAATCCTGGAGCCGCATCTCGCAGAATGGCTATGGGTTTTCAGAACATTTACTTCCAGTTAACGAAACACCACGAGGCTATCAAGTCacacataattatttaaatgaGCGCAATTGGGATGAATCTCATGAGGGAACTTAAAAGCAaggacaacggcgacggcaaagaGAACGTCACATACACGAGGTCGGCATGaaaaagcagcgaagggccaactgcgtccaaaagcgatcgcacgggtacgacgctccagcgccacgtctggaggtttttcttttttctcccttgttcaaacattccgtcagcgacTACGCAAATGTTCAGGCTCTCTGATACGTACCATACCAAGAAAAAGATGCTGGTTTTGACaaagaattgacatttcagttttgattgtacaggcatgaacgtagatgtaagaaccgtgcgtgtctggtcttctggagacagatGTGAGAGATAGTTTCGAGCagtgttgtaaacatggcggttcacgagtgaagttgtctctctggcctttctgcgcacgaattccaggacctacctaTACAATTTGGGCAGTTTTTCAAAGCTAAAAACATCAATCGATGCCGTATTCTGCTGGTAGGtatgggtggcccgacacttacaaaaaaaaaatctatgaaatgacaacCGGGGATCTGCCTGGgagtcatggaatggcagaattacccagcattcttttgggcatgaacgaggcaactgcaacttgagaagcacgagactggccctcatcaaatggctgcaGTGCGACCGgaggaaaaagggagaagaacatttctagccagatactaaggagtatccCTGGTGTGTGCTTTTAATGTAGACTTTTgctttctgaacaaattttcgTCAtcgaaaattcgcgacaaagtagtgcttttttgctgttattcttGTAGCAAAAACTAGCCTttcgtcagttgttcttgtcaaaagaacggTATAATGCAGTGGCTTTTTATTTCAGGGATCGATTCTGTTTGGAATCTCACTCCTTTGAAAACCACTGTGTCAAGAAAAGCGATTTCGGTGTCTGAGATCTCAGCTGTGAATTTTATCGTTAGATGATATGTGTTTGCTTTTGTTACGAATAGACAAGTTCACTcgcttgagtgcatcatgggtaaccAGGGCaaaatggagagaaattcaaagttttttAAGGAAGTTCacaacgatgaaaagtattcatgatatgcaattttgcgttttttattttccaaaacagaagatatgcgcttaaaggtgcggcagaataaatttggagagaatggctattgtagaaattgtttctgccatacatttcctgtaattccaaaggcacaaaattacagagagtctatggagacaaaaaaagcaatatttaggaattccaaagaacggataccaagtctagttcatcttagttgtgaacatgaacttatttgtttggtttatgaaggcgaaagtctataaagtagagacatgtacagtatattttactttgaatttccatacaaacctttggcGACCATTGCCCTGATGCCCcgatgttgccctgattacccatgatgcaatcaagagcgtgaactcgtctatatATCGAGGTCCTTCCTTTTTGTGTCCCAAAGGGAGAAAACGTCATCGATATAACGTCTCCAGGCTATAGGCTTTATCCTAATTTGGTTCAGTAAGTTGGTTTCGATTTCAGCCATGTATTTGTTGTCAAAGGCGACCGCCATTTTTGTTCCCATTGACGTCCCATGAGTCTGATAGTTTTCGCCTTTGAAGTCAAAGGAATTTTCTTCAAGTATGAGGCctagcattttttttaatatggtaTAGGAGGGTTATTATTGTGAAAATTCTCATATGCACTGCATACTGTTTGAATTCCCTCCTCTTTGGGATGTTCGTGTACAAGCTTGTGACATCCACAGCTGAATCCATAGATACCAAAATAGTATGCTGTGGAATTATTGTCTCCTCAACGAAATTTATGAAATCAGTTGTATCTTTGATGTACGATTTTTGCCGCATGGCAATAGGCTGTAATAAATGATCCACAGTAAATGATGATATTCTTTCGGTTGGCCCATCGCAACCTGAGATAATCGGTCTTCCGACCGGTTTTGGTTTGTGGATTTTAGTTAAGGTGTAGCAGATAGGTATCCTTAGTGGGTTGAGATTCTTGTGAAAGCCATTTTTTGTCATGTCATCGATGTATTTGTCATTGTGGAGCTGAGAAATAATCTTTTATGCTTTCTGCAGTGTTTCCGTGACCACTGGTTTTTCAAGAGGCAGATAGTGGTCCCTGTTGTTTCGTTGGACCGGGCCTTCTTGAAGTTTGTCCGTTATGTTAAGGACCACTGTTGTGCTCCCTTTATCAGCTTTTTCTAGGTTTATAGCCGTGTTTTGTTGCAGCTATATGTTCCTTGCTTGACAAATTGTATTTTGGCTTTTGCATGGTTATCTCAGCAAGTCTAACTTTGACGTTTAACAGTTAGGCTTTTAGGAATTTTTGGGTAGGGATGtaccgctgggaccctggaacccttagcctataccagagctagttcagctgaattttgctaccctatactagagtaaacttgcaccgatttccgtctaaatccCGATGCTTGACAGTTACTAATATCCagaagtgtttcatgatagccatttatcgacaatgttgaggctgagttgcgtaaacttaaactttgccgactcgatttttttttatttttagcgggaatttctggtttccttagtcttgataaaatcttcaaccgaatgGTCAGTTTCGCTGCCTCCCTATCCCTGTCATGCGGAGGTCGCGGGCTCGAACCCCGGCCGAATCAACACTCAGAATCtgaaaataactgaggagaaagtgctgccttcgtaatatcatctgcaaatggtaagactttcaagtcttcttagataaggactataaacgtaggccccgtctcacaaataaagaacccacacactattcgataagagtaggggatgtaatccccggtgttgtggctgtcctgttctctccagcagaagtggccggttTGGCggcttacggtgtatgaggccacctcagcagaaacagccataagccaaaaagggactttgccgagtgctggaacatgtagatgtagactgATATATCGTGGAGCTTGTATGACAAGCGCGCAAAGGATTGTTGGGATAATTAATTCACCAGGTTTGTAAATTATGAGAAATTATCTCAAGATATGAAATTATCTCCAGATAAAATGTTATCTCGTGATATCAGATCTTATTAGATGCTTATCtcgagaaacaaaaaattatctCAGGATATGAAATTATCTCGAGATACAGACTTATCTCGGGATGAAATATCATCTCGAGACAAAATTATCCCAGGATAAAAAAATTACCATCTCTAAATGAAAAATTGTCTAtggtttttgtgaagaaaataaTCCGGTCGAAGTCAAACTTCAGACAATTATTTCGAGATAAATAAAAACTGGAAATGTCACATATGGGCCACCgtacgatgacgtcatggctataaaaccaaatttctcgcatcgatgggttaccatatggTTCTCCGCCCGCACGCACCGAGACTCAGTCTTGCCAAAAAACCTAGATTAAGtctcttttgaaaaatattgtttttcttgatatATCCTTTTGtgtgtgcttgttttctctcTGTGGTCTTAAATTTGAACGCACTGGCCATGCTAAGACAACGTTTCCAGAAAGACcatgttaaattttgaaaaaaatttatgACCGTCAAGTTTAATGTCTTTTTTGGAAcgcttcatttttatttgtcatttgctttcctttacagAAATGTAACAAATGGCTTGGACAAATCAGCTAACAATGGCAGATCTGAACTTTGCTTTACATTCAGAATCATTTCAGGATTATCGATCGTAACTGGATTTAGAATTCCTAGCCGTGTTCTCTTCAAACATAGTTAATCTagagactggttatgaaaccctgggaatttcaaaagcaggaacaatacagtcgcaattagatgttgaaccgaccgtgaccctgcacaatcttttgtttttggttcgcaagttaattacgaataaattagtcgaaacttttgattggttatcctgccgaaagaaacgtgtttttgtcgggttttgtgcagggtcaaggccaaaaaagcaaacaaaaacatgaaacaaagaaacttgtcgagtttcataaccagcctacatttAGTAACTACGctttaaataaaacaataagttcatCCTCTGAAATCAATCTTTGATCGTAGCTCTGAAAAAGGAGATCTGTTGTCTTTCTTAAAGACGCCATGATTCAGTATTAAGAACGAAGACAAAGAATCAAAACTGCTGTACAATTAACTAGCGATGCCGTAAAACTGACGTGGCATGCTTAATGCAAACAAGTCAAGTCTCGGCTACTTGgcgtccgtgttgacaaaaacgtctcGTGATTATGCTCcctattacccaacaatagattTTCTTCCACTGTAGTTTACACTATGAAACTTCCTTCTTTGGTAGAGGGTCGTGAAGGGGGGGTCCTAATCCCATTTCCcagcaaattgtttttttcaaatcccaGCTCATGTCCCCACAATCCCAGCCTGTGTTGCTCAACTTGAAATCCCATTcccatttttctattgtttttgtttcatgaaTCCCAGTCCCAGTGCACAAAATCCCATTTCCCAGCCTCTAAAAGAGGCAAATCCCAGCTCCCATTTTACCCCTTCACGACCCTCTTGGTATCTtccatcgtttcacaaacactatagcaacgaaaatcccttttcgagcctccttaacgaTACACTGAACTTGGGTTGCCTGTGCAAAAATAGTCGGTCCCAGCCTCATGGACGtttctgaaaaaagaaatttataaacaacatgGCCGTCGCAAGTTCGGACATTGCTCGCGATCGAATACCAGTAGTTGATTTCAGTGCCATGGGTCTTCAAAACAAGGATCCTTTAAAGGAAAGTAACCAAGCTATCAAGGAACTGGTTGATCAATTGTATCAAGCCTTTAGCACAATTGGATTTGTTTACCTAAAGAACCATGGGATTCCACAGGAAATGGTAAGATGTCATTTGGCAGCATTTGGTGACGCCTGGTTCTTGCAGGTTTCCTGTTATTTCACGTTGGTGATTGCCCTTTAAGCACTTCTCgaaatggcggattttgtagtaaagaggtttttttttgcgaaaatgAGTTCAAATTATGTTTCACCAAACGTTTTCGAAAATTAACACCCAGTCTACGAATTTCCATTACTTTT containing:
- the LOC138041271 gene encoding uncharacterized protein isoform X2; its protein translation is MDGRKCIEVFGHIIFSFTRSVSEQYSQKDPEYSQETLEYSLLQNTGREWYAQPVDEIIYQEYSDKDVTVDDFLPSSCRVKAVSLDACSLGDIADQNKDHEADLDGAMSWTLLRPSALRTMWESTVIGASISLLSAIAFGMLFTMISYLGYKTYFNCQHERKNLIPLKVDLGSLKAIAYLGIIHGAAEVIERSTVVVIDHLCQRILKRASTPWGSNRTPRTERITADIAIMSMLYESSAIVSINGFFHLYQLIYMKNISFWLLMISFTKFTAVPLVIEWLFTSMSLAIETRYQNLAVMAVWRKDWRRHFLVALLNLLPLAFWASPHLFSVVQARFKVPLHEVPCKMPFS
- the LOC138041271 gene encoding uncharacterized protein isoform X1 codes for the protein MDGRKCIEVFGHIIFSFTRSVSEQYSQKDPEYSQETLEYSLLQNTGREWYAQPVDEIIYQEYSDKDVTVDDFLPSSCRVKAVSLDACSLGDIADQNKDHEADLDGAMSWTLLRPSALRTMWESTVIGASISLLSAIAFGMLFTMISYLGYKTYFNCQHERKNLIPLKVQWMQVDLGSLKAIAYLGIIHGAAEVIERSTVVVIDHLCQRILKRASTPWGSNRTPRTERITADIAIMSMLYESSAIVSINGFFHLYQLIYMKNISFWLLMISFTKFTAVPLVIEWLFTSMSLAIETRYQNLAVMAVWRKDWRRHFLVALLNLLPLAFWASPHLFSVVQARFKVPLHEVPCKMPFS